A portion of the Gossypium arboreum isolate Shixiya-1 chromosome 8, ASM2569848v2, whole genome shotgun sequence genome contains these proteins:
- the LOC108469547 gene encoding uncharacterized protein LOC108469547 → MRRTFYCKNSVAFVFSVVFFCCILVLIISMLRVPDVDTGNGAMSIYDDTSLKSSGNDKSVGSFGNMMIDMLPEDLAFTVFVPSETAFERDLRLSANNSLVEEKINDTYVVISRVLGFSAIPRVLDTAMVPIGGEEVSYDSLSGFELFVSKDAGGVLVVNGVKSESVDMKRGKLVVHVMDGVIMDAEFEQSVEPDLDGDD, encoded by the coding sequence ATGAGGAGAACGTTCTATTGCAAAAACTCAGTTGCTTTTGTGTTTTCGGTAGTGTTCTTTTGTTGTATACTGGTGTTGATCATTTCGATGCTCAGAGTTCCGGATGTTGACACCGGAAACGGAGCAATGTCCATTTATGATGACACGTCGCTTAAATCCTCAGGCAATGACAAATCGGTCGGTTCATTCGGGAACATGATGATCGATATGTTACCTGAAGATCTCGCTTTCACCGTTTTTGTCCCTTCAGAAACCGCTTTCGAGCGCGATCTGAGGTTAAGCGCAAACAATAGTCTAGTCGAAGAAAAGATAAATGACACGTACGTGGTGATCTCTCGCGTGTTAGGTTTCTCGGCCATTCCTCGTGTTCTTGATACGGCTATGGTACCGATCGGCGGCGAAGAGGTGTCCTACGATTCATTGTCAGGGTTCGAGTTGTTTGTTTCAAAGGATGCCGGAGGAGTGTTGGTGGTTAATGGAGTGAAGTCAGAGAGTGTTGATATGAAGAGAGGGAAGCTTGTTGTGCATGTAATGGATGGTGTTATTATGGATGCAGAGTTTGAGCAGTCAGTTGAGCCTGATCTTGATGGTGATGATTGA
- the LOC108469544 gene encoding villin-4, with protein sequence MAVSMRDLDPAFQGAGQKAGIEIWRIENFRPVPVPKSSYGKFFTGDSYVILKTTALKSGALRHDIHYWLGKDTSQDEAGAAAVKTVELDAALGGRAVQYREVQGHETEKFLSYFKPCIIPQEGGVASGFKHVQEEEHKIRMFVCRGKHVVHVKEVPFARSSLNHDDIFILDTKSKIFQFNGSNSSIQERAKALEVVQYIKDTYHDGKCEVAAIEDGKLMADAETGEFWGFFGGFAPLPRKTASDEDRTVQSHTAKLLSVEKGQAKPVDADSLTRELLDTNKCYILDCGLEVFVWMGRNTSLDERKTASGAAEELIRGSDRPKSQIIRVIEGFETVVFKSKFESWPQTTNVAVTEDGRSKVAALLRRQGLNVKGLAKAAPAKEEPQPYIDCTGNLQVWRVNGQEKVLLPASDQSKFYSGDCYIFQYSYPGEDKEEYLIGTWIGKQSVEDDRVSAVSLATKMVESMKFQATQACIHEGSEPIQFFSIFQSFIVFKGGLSDGYKNYIAEKEIPEGTYTEDGLALFRVQGSGPDNMQAIQVEAVASSLNSSYCYILHSGSTVFTWAGNLTSPDDHELVERQLDIIKPNLQSKPQKEGSESEQFWELLGGKSEYPSQKIAREPEGDPHLFSCTFSKGNLKVTEIYNFSQDDLMTEDIFILDCHSDIFVWVGQQVDTKNKLQALTIGQKFLEHDFLLEKLSREAPIYIVMEGSEPPFFTRFFSWDSAKSSMHGNSFQRKLTIVKTGGTPTVDKPKRRTPVSYGGRSSSVPDRSQRSRSMSFSPERVRVRGRSPAFNALAAAFENPNARNLSTPPPVVKKLYPKSVTPDSAKKSAAIAALTASFEKQPPPARETIIPRSVKVSPPTPKTTPTPEPNSKENSMSSKLESLTIQEDAKEGEAEDEEGLPIYPYERLKITSTDPVSEIDVTKRETYLSSEEFKEKFGMKKDAFYKLPKWKQNKLKMALQLF encoded by the exons ATGGCGGTTTCCATGAGAGATTTAGATCCAGCTTTTCAGGGAGCTGGGCAAAAAGC TGGAATTGAAATCTGGCGCATTGAAAACTTCCGCCCTGTTCCAGTTCCAAAGTCATCTTATGGCAAATTTTTCACAGGGGATTCCTATGTTATTTTGAAG ACAACTGCCTTAAAAAGTGGTGCCTTGCGTCATGATATACACTATTGGCTTGGTAAAGACACATCCCAG GATGAAGCAGGTGCTGCTGCAGTCAAGACTGTTGAACTTGATGCTGCCCTTGGAGGGCGTGCTGTTCAATATCGTGAAGTGCAGGGCCATGAAACTGAGAAGTTCCTTTCCTATTTTAAGCCATGTATCATACCCCAGGAAGGTGGAGTAGCATCTGGATTCAAACATGTTCAGGAAGAGGAACATAAGATACGTATGTTTGTCTGTAGAGGCAAACATGTTGTCCATGTAAAAGAG GTTCCTTTTGCTCGATCCTCACTTAACCATGATGATATCTTTATACTGGATACAAAGTCTAAAATCTTTCAATTTAATGGGTCCAATTCATCCATTCAAGAGAGGGCAAAAGCCTTAGAAGTTGTTCAATACATTAAAGATACTTATCATGATGGGAAATGTGAGGTAGCTGCCATTG AGGATGGAAAGTTGATGGCCGATGCTGAAACTGGAGAGTTTTGGGGATTCTTTGGTGGCTTTGCTCCACTTCCAAGGAAGACTGCCAGTGATGAGGATAGGACTGTTCAGTCTCATACAGCCAAGCTACTAAG TGTTGAGAAGGGGCAGGCAAAGCCTGTTGATGCTGATTCCTTGACAAGGGAGTTGTTGGACACAAATAAATGCTATATATTGGATTGTGGGTTAGAAGTCTTTGTATGGATGGGAAGAAATACTTCTCTTGATGAAAGAAAGACTGCAAGTGGAGCGGCTGAG GAGTTAATCCGTGGTTCTGATCGACCAAAATCCCAAATAATTCGTGTAATTGAGGGGTTTGAGACTGTTGTATTTAAGTCGAAGTTTGAGTCATGGCCCCAGACCACTAATGTTGCTGTTACCGAGGATGGTAGAAGCAAAGTTGCTG CACTTTTACGACGTCAAGGGCTGAATGTCAAGGGCCTTGCAAAAGCTGCTCCTGCAAAGGAAGAACCCCAACCTTATATTGATTGCACCGGAAATTTGCAG GTTTGGCGTGTGAATGGCCAAGAAAAAGTTCTCCTTCCAGCTTCTGATCAGTCAAAATTTTACAGTGGGGATtgctatatttttcaatattcttACCCTGGAGAAGACAAAGAAGAGTATCTTATAGGAACATGGATTGGAAAGCAGAGTGTTGAG GATGACAGAGTTTCCGCAGTCTCTTTGGCAACCAAAATGGTTGAATCAATGAAGTTCCAGGCTACCCAG GCTTGCATCCACGAAGGAAGTGAACCCATTCAATTCTTTTCGATCTTCCAGAGCTTTATTGTGTTTAAG GGTGGTCTTAGTGATGGATACAAGAACTACATTGCTGAGAAGGAGATCCCAGAAGGGACATACACAGAAGATGGTCTTGCACTGTTCCGAGTACAAGGTTCTGGGCCTGATAATATGCAAGCGATACAAGTTGAAGCA GTCGCATCATCTTTGAACTCCTCTTACTGCTACATATTACATAGCGGTTCCACTGTCTTTACATGGGCTGGAAACCTAACTTCCCCTGATGACCATGAGCTTGTTGAGAGACAACTAGATATCATAAAG CCTAATTTACAATCCAAGCCACAAAAAGAAGGATCGGAATCTGAACAGTTTTGGGAGTTGCTTGGAGGAAAATCCGAATACCCAAGCCAAAAGATAGCAAGGGAACCTGAAGGTGATCCTCACCTATTCTCCTGCACGTTCTCGAAAG GGAATCTTAAG GTTACGGAGATATATAACTTCAGTCAGGATGATTTGATGACTGAAGATATATTTATCCTAGATTGTCACTCAGATATCTTTGTCTGGGTTGGACAACAAGTCGATACCAAGAATAAATTGCAGGCCTTGACTATTGGTCAG AAATTTCTTGAGCATGATTTTCTCTTAGAAAAATTGTCTCGTGAAGCTCCGATATACATAGTCATGGAAGGGAGTGAGCCACCCTTTTTCACGCGCTTTTTCTCATGGGACTCCGCAAAGTCTTCT ATGCACGGAAATTCCTTTCAAAGGAAACTTACCATAGTGAAAACTGGGGGTACACCAACAGTCGAT AAACCCAAGCGTAGAACGCCAGTATCATATGGTGGAAGGTCTAGTAGTGTGCCGGACAGATCACAACGTTCTAGAAGTATGTCCTTCAGCCCTGAGCGAGTTCGTGTGAGGGGAAGGTCTCCCGCTTTCAATGCACTAGCAGCTGCATTTGAGAACCCTAATGCTAGAAACCTTTCTACTCCGCCACCTGTGGTTAAAAAACTCTATCCAAAATCCGTGACTCCGGATTCTGCAAAAAAGTCTGCAGCTATAGCAGCTCTTACTGCATCGTTCGAAAAACAACCACCACCAGCTCGAGAGACCATCATACCTAGATCTGTGAAAG TGAGCCCACCGACACCCAAAACAACACCAACACCAGAGCCTAACTCCAAGGAGAATTCCATGAGTAGCAAACTAGAATCCCTCACTATACAAGAAGATGCTAAAGAGGGTGAAGCTGAAGACGAGGAAGGCCTTCCAATATACCCTTACGAACGTCTCAAAATAACCTCAACCGATCCTGTTTCTGAAATAGATGTGACCAAACGAGAG ACATACCTGTCATCTGAGGAGTTCAAGGAGAAGTTCGGGATGAAAAAAGATGCATTCTATAAATTGCCGAAGTGGAAACAAAACAAACTAAAAATGGCTCTTCAACTGTTCTAA